The following coding sequences lie in one Mycobacterium sp. Z3061 genomic window:
- a CDS encoding class II 3-deoxy-7-phosphoheptulonate synthase, with protein MNWTVDIPIDQLPPLPPLPADLRAQLDAALAKPAAQQPSWDADQAAAMRKVLESVPPVTVPSEIVRLQEQLAQVARGEAFLLQGGDCAETFTDNTEPHIRGNIRTLLQMAVVLTYGASMPVVKVARIAGQYAKPRSADIDALGLKSYRGDMINGFAADAAVRAHDPSRLVRAYANASAAMNLVRALTSSGFSSLHLAHDWNREFVRTSPAGARYEALASEIDRALRFMSACGVADRNLQTAEIYASHEALVLDYERSMLRLSDDPDVEGGEPKLYDLSAHTVWIGERTRQLDGAHMAFAEVIANPIGVKIGPTMTPELAVEYVERLDPHNKPGRLTLVSRLGNNKVRDVLPPIIEKVQAAGHQVIWQCDPMHGNTHESSTGYKTRHFDRIVDEVQGFFEVHRALGTHPGGIHVEITGENVTECLGGAQDISDTDLAGRYETACDPRLNTQQSLELAFLVAEMLRD; from the coding sequence ATGAACTGGACCGTCGACATTCCGATCGACCAGCTGCCGCCGTTGCCGCCGCTGCCTGCCGATCTGCGGGCGCAGCTGGACGCCGCGCTGGCCAAGCCGGCCGCCCAGCAGCCGAGTTGGGACGCCGACCAGGCGGCGGCGATGCGCAAGGTGCTGGAAAGCGTGCCACCGGTGACGGTGCCGTCCGAGATCGTCCGGCTGCAGGAACAGCTTGCGCAGGTGGCCAGGGGCGAGGCGTTTCTGCTGCAGGGCGGCGACTGCGCGGAGACGTTCACCGACAACACCGAGCCGCACATCCGCGGCAATATCCGCACCCTGTTGCAGATGGCCGTGGTGCTCACCTACGGCGCCAGCATGCCGGTGGTGAAGGTGGCCCGCATCGCCGGGCAGTACGCCAAGCCGCGTTCGGCCGACATCGACGCGCTGGGCCTGAAGTCGTACCGCGGCGACATGATCAACGGCTTCGCTGCCGACGCCGCGGTGCGGGCACACGACCCGTCGCGGCTGGTGCGGGCCTATGCCAATGCCAGCGCCGCGATGAACCTGGTGCGGGCGCTGACCTCGTCCGGTTTCTCCTCGCTGCATCTGGCGCACGACTGGAACCGCGAGTTCGTGCGCACCTCGCCGGCCGGCGCCCGGTACGAGGCGCTGGCCTCCGAGATCGACCGCGCGCTGCGGTTCATGAGCGCCTGCGGGGTGGCCGACCGCAACCTGCAGACCGCCGAGATCTACGCCAGCCACGAAGCCCTCGTGCTGGACTACGAGCGCTCGATGCTACGGCTGTCCGATGACCCCGATGTCGAAGGTGGTGAACCGAAACTCTACGACCTCTCGGCGCACACCGTCTGGATCGGTGAGCGGACCCGCCAACTCGACGGCGCCCACATGGCGTTCGCCGAGGTGATCGCGAACCCGATCGGCGTCAAGATCGGTCCGACCATGACCCCCGAGCTCGCCGTCGAATACGTCGAGCGCCTGGACCCGCACAACAAGCCGGGCCGGCTGACCCTGGTCAGCAGGCTGGGCAACAACAAGGTGCGCGACGTGCTGCCGCCGATCATCGAGAAGGTTCAAGCCGCGGGCCACCAGGTGATCTGGCAGTGCGACCCCATGCACGGCAACACCCACGAGTCGTCGACGGGCTACAAGACCCGGCACTTCGACCGGATCGTGGACGAGGTGCAGGGCTTCTTCGAGGTGCACCGCGCGCTGGGCACCCACCCGGGCGGGATCCACGTCGAGATCACCGGCGAGAACGTCACCGAATGCCTTGGTGGGGCACAGGACATCTCGGACACCGACCTGGCGGGGCGTTACGAGACGGCGTGCGATCCGCGGTTGAACACCCAGCAGTCGCTGGAGCTGGCTTTCCTGGT
- a CDS encoding polyadenylate-specific 3'-exoribonuclease AS produces MRYFYDTEFIEDGRTIELISIGVVAEDGREYYAVSSEFDPGRAGNWVRSHVLPKLPSPSSQLWRSRRRIRADLEQFLGVNGSEPIELWAWLGAYDHVVLCQLWGTMPNLPRAIPRFTRELRQLWEDRGSPRLPPRSPDAHDALVDARDQLRRFQIIASADEAAQRRSP; encoded by the coding sequence GTGCGGTACTTCTACGACACCGAATTCATCGAGGACGGCCGCACCATCGAGCTGATCTCGATAGGCGTGGTCGCCGAAGACGGCCGGGAGTACTACGCCGTGTCCTCCGAATTCGACCCTGGACGAGCCGGCAACTGGGTGCGATCTCACGTCCTGCCGAAGCTGCCGTCGCCGTCGTCGCAGCTGTGGCGCTCGCGGCGGCGGATCCGCGCCGACCTGGAGCAGTTCCTGGGCGTCAACGGCTCAGAACCCATCGAACTGTGGGCCTGGCTTGGTGCTTACGACCATGTGGTCCTGTGCCAGCTGTGGGGGACGATGCCCAATCTGCCCAGGGCGATCCCCCGATTCACCCGGGAGTTGCGACAGCTGTGGGAGGACCGCGGATCTCCGCGCCTGCCGCCCAGGTCTCCCGATGCGCACGACGCGCTGGTCGACGCCCGGGATCAGCTGCGCCGCTTTCAGATAATCGCCTCGGCAGACGAAGCGGCCCAGCGCCGTTCGCCCTGA
- a CDS encoding glycosyltransferase 87 family protein: MSKWRSPGVGSQLGRVSLWCLLWLLAALAMTYTCWQLFGHIPYRIDIDVYQMGGRAWLDGRPLYTGNVMFHTPIVDLPFTYPPLAAIAFSPFAWMGMPVASVVITALTLVVLLVSTTIVLSRLDVWGESTLLPGPAWLRRGWLAVVIVAPASIWLEPIASNFAFGQINAILMTLVIADCFPRRTPWPRGLLLGLGIALKLTPAVFLLYFLLRRDNRAALTSLASFAGATLLGFVLAWRDSCEYWTETLPHTDRIGEAALNTDQNIAGSLARLGLDQHERFPLWVLACLLVLAATVWAMRRVLKAGEPTLAIICVALFGLVVSPVSWSHHWVWMLPAVLVTGILAWRRRNVALGVVTAAGLALMHWSPIDLLPKHHETTANWWRQLVGMSYVWWALAVIVVAGLTVTAAIAPTRSTPRERTPVAAA; encoded by the coding sequence ATGAGTAAATGGCGGTCGCCCGGGGTGGGCAGTCAACTCGGGCGGGTTTCGCTATGGTGCCTGCTCTGGCTGCTTGCCGCCCTGGCGATGACTTACACGTGCTGGCAGCTGTTCGGCCACATTCCGTACCGCATCGACATCGACGTCTATCAGATGGGTGGCCGCGCCTGGCTGGACGGGCGCCCGCTCTACACCGGCAACGTGATGTTCCACACACCCATCGTGGATCTGCCGTTCACTTATCCCCCGCTGGCCGCCATCGCGTTCAGCCCGTTCGCCTGGATGGGGATGCCCGTCGCCAGTGTCGTGATCACCGCGCTGACGCTGGTGGTGCTGTTGGTGTCGACGACGATCGTGCTGAGCCGCCTCGACGTGTGGGGCGAGTCGACGCTGCTGCCCGGTCCGGCCTGGCTGCGCCGCGGGTGGTTGGCCGTCGTGATCGTCGCGCCGGCGTCGATCTGGCTGGAGCCGATCGCGTCGAACTTCGCTTTCGGCCAGATCAACGCCATCCTGATGACGCTGGTGATCGCCGACTGTTTCCCGCGCCGCACGCCCTGGCCGCGCGGTCTGCTGCTGGGCCTGGGGATTGCGCTCAAGCTGACCCCGGCGGTGTTCCTGCTGTATTTCCTGCTGCGCCGGGACAACCGGGCCGCGCTGACGTCGCTGGCGTCGTTCGCGGGCGCGACCTTACTGGGCTTCGTGCTCGCCTGGCGAGACTCCTGCGAGTACTGGACCGAAACGCTGCCCCACACCGACCGCATCGGCGAGGCGGCCCTGAACACCGACCAGAACATCGCGGGCTCGCTGGCCCGGTTGGGGCTCGACCAGCACGAGCGTTTTCCGCTGTGGGTGCTCGCCTGTCTGCTGGTGCTGGCCGCGACCGTCTGGGCGATGCGCCGAGTGCTCAAGGCCGGCGAACCGACGCTGGCCATAATCTGTGTGGCGCTGTTCGGGCTGGTGGTTTCCCCGGTGTCGTGGTCGCATCACTGGGTGTGGATGCTGCCCGCGGTGCTGGTGACCGGGATTCTGGCCTGGCGTCGCCGCAACGTTGCACTGGGCGTCGTTACCGCCGCGGGGCTGGCGTTGATGCACTGGTCGCCGATTGACCTGCTGCCCAAGCATCACGAGACGACGGCGAACTGGTGGCGCCAGCTAGTCGGAATGTCCTACGTCTGGTGGGCGCTGGCCGTCATCGTCGTGGCCGGCCTCACGGTCACCGCCGCGATCGCGCCGACGCGCTCGACACCCCGCGAGCGCACGCCGGTCGCGGCCGCCTGA
- a CDS encoding 1-acyl-sn-glycerol-3-phosphate acyltransferase, with protein MWYYLFKYVLLGPLLSLIGRPKVEGLEHIPSSGPAILASNHLAVMDSFFLPLVVRRRITFLAKAEYFTGTGIKGRFNRWFYTAVGQVPIDRTDAEAAQAALTTAERLLGQGKLLGMYPEGTRSPDGRLYKGKTGLARLALQTGVPVIPVAMIGTDVVNPPGTTRLRFGRVTVRFGKPMDFSRFDGLAGNHFIERAVIDEVMYELMGLSGQEYVDIYAATVKDGSAEDGDTKDSDAESSVPARIPETAVG; from the coding sequence ATGTGGTACTACCTGTTTAAGTACGTCCTCCTCGGTCCGTTGCTGTCTTTGATCGGCCGTCCCAAAGTCGAAGGGCTAGAGCACATTCCCAGTTCTGGCCCGGCGATTCTGGCCAGCAACCACTTGGCGGTGATGGACAGCTTCTTCCTGCCGCTGGTGGTGCGTCGCCGGATCACCTTCCTCGCCAAGGCCGAGTACTTCACCGGTACCGGCATCAAGGGCAGGTTCAACCGCTGGTTCTATACCGCTGTCGGTCAGGTGCCGATCGACCGTACCGATGCCGAAGCCGCTCAGGCCGCTCTGACGACCGCGGAGCGGTTGCTGGGCCAGGGCAAATTGCTGGGCATGTACCCCGAGGGCACCCGCTCACCGGACGGGCGGCTCTACAAGGGCAAGACCGGCCTGGCGCGACTCGCCCTGCAGACGGGCGTCCCGGTGATCCCGGTGGCGATGATCGGCACCGATGTGGTGAACCCGCCCGGTACGACGCGGCTGCGGTTCGGCCGCGTCACCGTCCGTTTCGGCAAGCCGATGGACTTCTCCCGGTTCGACGGCCTGGCCGGAAACCACTTCATCGAGCGCGCCGTCATCGACGAGGTGATGTATGAGCTGATGGGCCTGTCCGGTCAGGAATACGTCGACATCTACGCCGCCACGGTCAAGGACGGCAGTGCCGAAGACGGTGACACAAAAGATTCCGACGCGGAATCGTCAGTCCCGGCGCGGATCCCGGAGACCGCGGTCGGTTGA
- a CDS encoding ArsA family ATPase, with amino-acid sequence MSDSVPPTPARISLFVGKGGVGKSTLASATAVGDASAGQRVLVVSTDQAHSLGDVLGIPIPPTGHGEPVRVHADDSEAGGGFLDALALDTLALLEDRWRDVVAALDARFPESELSRIAPEELSALPGIQEVLGLHAVGELAMSGRWDRIIVDCASTADALRMLTLPATFGLYVERAWPRHRRLSIGVEDPRSAAVVQLLERTSAGVDRLSSLLTDGDLLSAHLVLTPERVVAAEAARTLGSLALMGVRVEELLVNQVLVRDETYEYSSLPDHPAFYWYAERIAEQRAVLEELDATIGDVALVLVPHQAGEPIGPKALGGLLDSARRRRGAAPPGPLHPVVDLESGTGLESVYRMRLSLPQLDAGSLALGRSDDDLIVSAGGVRRRVRLASVLRRCTVLDAHLRGSELTVRFQPDPEVWPK; translated from the coding sequence CTGAGTGATTCCGTTCCGCCTACCCCGGCGCGGATCAGCCTCTTTGTCGGCAAGGGCGGGGTAGGGAAGTCCACTCTGGCGTCTGCGACCGCGGTCGGCGATGCCAGCGCCGGGCAGCGCGTGCTGGTGGTCTCCACCGACCAGGCCCACTCGCTGGGCGACGTCCTGGGCATCCCGATCCCGCCGACCGGTCACGGCGAACCCGTCCGCGTGCATGCCGACGACTCGGAGGCCGGCGGCGGCTTTCTCGACGCCCTGGCCCTGGACACCCTGGCCCTGCTCGAGGACCGCTGGCGCGACGTAGTAGCCGCCCTCGATGCCCGGTTCCCCGAGTCGGAGCTCAGTCGCATTGCGCCCGAAGAACTTTCGGCGTTGCCCGGGATTCAGGAAGTCCTCGGACTGCACGCCGTCGGCGAGCTTGCGATGTCGGGCCGGTGGGATCGCATCATCGTCGACTGCGCCTCGACGGCCGACGCCTTGCGGATGCTGACCCTGCCGGCCACATTCGGCCTGTACGTGGAACGCGCCTGGCCGCGACACCGGCGGCTGAGTATCGGCGTGGAGGACCCGCGCTCGGCCGCGGTGGTGCAACTGCTGGAACGCACCAGCGCCGGCGTTGACCGGCTGAGCTCGCTGCTGACCGACGGCGACCTGCTCAGCGCGCACCTGGTGCTTACACCGGAGCGGGTGGTCGCTGCAGAGGCCGCCCGCACGCTGGGGTCGTTGGCGCTGATGGGAGTGCGGGTCGAGGAGTTGCTGGTCAACCAGGTTCTGGTGCGCGACGAGACCTACGAGTACAGCAGCCTGCCCGACCATCCCGCGTTCTACTGGTACGCCGAACGCATTGCCGAGCAACGCGCGGTGCTCGAAGAACTCGACGCCACGATCGGCGACGTCGCATTGGTTCTGGTGCCGCACCAGGCGGGGGAGCCGATCGGCCCCAAGGCCCTGGGCGGGCTGCTTGACAGCGCCCGACGGCGGCGCGGTGCCGCCCCGCCCGGGCCGCTGCACCCGGTCGTCGATCTGGAATCCGGGACGGGCCTGGAGTCCGTGTACCGGATGCGGCTGTCGTTGCCGCAACTCGACGCCGGATCCCTGGCCCTGGGCAGATCCGACGACGACCTGATCGTCAGCGCCGGCGGTGTGCGGCGCCGGGTTCGGCTAGCCTCTGTGCTGCGCCGTTGTACCGTGCTTGACGCGCATCTGCGGGGCAGTGAATTGACTGTTCGTTTCCAACCCGATCCGGAGGTATGGCCGAAGTGA
- a CDS encoding SRPBCC family protein — protein sequence MADKTNQTIYIDADPAEVMKAIADIESYPDWINEYKKVEVLEATDDGYPKKARMLMDAGIFKDTLIMNYEWPADRESLSWTLESSSLLKSLEGSYLLAPKGSGTDVTYELAVDLAVPMIGMLKRKAERRLIDGALKDLKKRVEG from the coding sequence GTGGCGGACAAGACGAACCAGACGATCTACATCGACGCAGACCCGGCCGAGGTGATGAAGGCGATCGCCGACATCGAGTCCTACCCGGACTGGATCAACGAATACAAGAAGGTCGAAGTCCTCGAGGCCACCGACGACGGCTACCCCAAAAAGGCGCGGATGCTGATGGACGCGGGGATCTTCAAGGACACCCTGATCATGAACTACGAGTGGCCCGCCGACCGTGAGTCGCTGAGTTGGACGCTGGAATCCAGCTCCCTGCTCAAGTCCCTGGAAGGCTCGTACCTCCTGGCGCCCAAGGGTTCCGGCACCGATGTGACCTACGAGCTGGCGGTAGACCTGGCCGTTCCGATGATTGGCATGCTCAAGCGCAAGGCCGAACGCCGGCTGATTGACGGCGCCTTGAAGGATCTGAAGAAACGAGTCGAGGGCTGA
- a CDS encoding long-chain fatty acid--CoA ligase gives MRSYSVPARFSVYDHDNVAAVVYEHERDDPDYVIYRRRVDGVWTDVTCAEAADQIRSAALGLISLGVQAGDRVSIFSATCYEWAILDLAILSIGAVTVPIYETSSAEQVRWVLQDSEAVLAFAETDAHAAIVTELTGELPALRRVLHINGSGPKALEQLVEAGASVDAAELTARQQGLGADAPATLIYTSGTTGRPKGCQLTHSNLLHEIRGTSECLPTLLCEGQRLLVFLPLAHVLARALTLAAFTSKVTVGFTSDIKNLLPLLAEFKPTVVVSVPRVFEKVYNTAEQNAANDGKGPIFKAAAQTAVDWSRAQDDGKPGLVLRAKHALFDRLVYGKLRAALGGECHAAVSGGAPLGARLGHFYRGVGVTIYEGYGLTETSAAITVNQINGLKIGTVGKLVPGNSLRIAEDKELLVRGGVVFTGYWRNEQATAEAFTDGWFRTGDLGAVDEDGFVSITGRKKELIVTAGGKNVAPAVLEDQLRAHPLISQAMVVGDAKPFIGALITIDPEAIEGWKQHHHKASAATVGDLATDPDLLAEVDTAVKEANQQVSHAESIRKFRILPVDFTEDTGELTPTMKVKRNVVAEKFASDIEAIYSKD, from the coding sequence GTGCGTTCGTACAGTGTCCCCGCCCGCTTTTCCGTCTACGACCACGACAACGTCGCGGCCGTGGTGTACGAGCACGAGCGGGACGACCCCGACTATGTGATCTACCGACGGCGGGTCGACGGGGTCTGGACGGACGTCACCTGCGCCGAAGCCGCTGACCAAATTCGTTCGGCCGCGCTGGGTTTGATCTCGCTGGGGGTCCAGGCCGGCGACCGGGTCTCGATCTTCTCGGCCACCTGCTACGAGTGGGCGATCTTGGATCTGGCGATTTTGTCGATAGGCGCGGTGACCGTGCCGATCTACGAGACATCGTCGGCCGAGCAGGTGCGCTGGGTCCTGCAGGACTCCGAAGCGGTGCTGGCGTTCGCCGAGACCGATGCGCACGCCGCGATCGTCACCGAGCTCACCGGCGAGCTGCCCGCCCTGCGCCGGGTGCTGCATATCAACGGCTCCGGCCCGAAAGCGCTGGAGCAGTTGGTGGAGGCCGGCGCCTCGGTCGATGCGGCCGAACTGACGGCGCGGCAGCAGGGGCTTGGCGCCGACGCGCCCGCGACCCTCATCTACACCTCTGGCACCACGGGACGACCGAAAGGCTGCCAACTCACCCATTCGAATCTGCTGCACGAGATCCGCGGCACCAGTGAGTGCCTGCCCACGCTTCTGTGCGAGGGTCAGCGGCTGCTGGTCTTCTTGCCGTTGGCCCACGTCCTGGCCCGGGCGCTGACCCTGGCGGCTTTCACCAGCAAAGTGACCGTGGGATTCACCAGTGACATCAAGAACTTGCTGCCGCTGCTGGCCGAGTTCAAACCGACTGTGGTCGTGTCGGTTCCGCGAGTGTTCGAGAAGGTGTACAACACCGCTGAGCAGAATGCCGCCAATGATGGCAAAGGCCCTATTTTCAAGGCGGCCGCGCAGACGGCGGTCGATTGGAGCCGCGCCCAGGACGACGGCAAGCCAGGGCTGGTACTGCGGGCCAAGCACGCGCTGTTCGACCGGCTGGTCTACGGGAAGCTGCGCGCCGCGCTCGGCGGTGAGTGCCACGCCGCGGTATCCGGCGGGGCTCCGCTGGGCGCGCGGCTGGGGCACTTCTACCGCGGTGTCGGAGTGACCATCTACGAGGGGTACGGACTCACCGAGACCAGTGCGGCTATCACCGTGAACCAGATCAACGGCCTCAAGATCGGCACTGTGGGCAAGCTGGTGCCGGGCAACAGCCTGCGTATCGCCGAGGACAAGGAACTGCTGGTGCGCGGCGGGGTGGTGTTCACCGGCTACTGGCGCAATGAGCAGGCCACCGCGGAGGCCTTCACCGACGGCTGGTTCCGCACCGGCGATCTCGGTGCCGTCGACGAAGACGGGTTCGTCAGCATCACCGGCCGGAAGAAAGAGCTCATCGTCACAGCGGGTGGCAAGAACGTGGCACCCGCGGTGCTGGAGGATCAACTGCGGGCCCACCCGCTGATCAGTCAGGCGATGGTCGTCGGGGACGCCAAGCCGTTCATCGGCGCACTGATCACCATCGACCCCGAAGCCATCGAGGGCTGGAAGCAGCACCATCACAAGGCCTCCGCTGCGACGGTTGGTGATCTGGCCACGGACCCGGACCTGCTCGCCGAGGTGGACACGGCGGTCAAGGAAGCCAACCAGCAGGTGTCTCACGCCGAGTCGATCCGGAAGTTCCGCATCCTGCCGGTCGACTTCACCGAGGACACCGGTGAGCTGACGCCGACGATGAAGGTCAAGCGCAACGTGGTCGCTGAGAAGTTTGCTTCCGACATCGAGGCGATCTACTCGAAGGACTGA
- the pimB gene encoding GDP-mannose-dependent alpha-(1-6)-phosphatidylinositol monomannoside mannosyltransferase, with protein sequence MSRVLLVTNDFPPRRGGIQSYLGEFVNRLVDSKSHSVTVYAPKWKGAEAFDEAAESAGYRVVRHPTTLMLPVPTVDTRMRRLIEENHIDTVWFGAAAPLALLAPRARQAGAKRVLASTHGHEVGWSMLPVARSVLRSIGDHTDVVTFVSRYTRSRFAPAFGPKAALEYLPPGVDSDRFHPDPAARAELRRRYRLGERPTVVCLSRLVPRKGQDMLIQALPAIRRRVEGAALVIVGGGPYLETLRKLTRDCEVEDHVTFTGGVPGDELPAHHAMADVFAMPCRTRGAGMDVEGLGIVFLEASATGIPVVAGDSGGAPEAVQHNKTGLVVDGNSVEEIGEAVTELLIDRDRAAAMGAAGREWVRTQWRWDLLAARLAGLLDGGA encoded by the coding sequence GTGAGCCGGGTCCTGCTGGTAACCAACGACTTTCCCCCGCGGCGCGGAGGGATCCAGTCTTATCTGGGAGAGTTCGTCAACCGACTCGTCGACTCCAAGTCCCACAGCGTCACCGTCTACGCACCAAAGTGGAAGGGCGCCGAGGCTTTTGACGAAGCGGCCGAGTCGGCGGGCTATCGGGTGGTGCGCCACCCGACCACGCTGATGCTGCCCGTGCCCACCGTCGACACCCGGATGCGCCGGCTGATCGAAGAGAACCACATCGACACCGTGTGGTTCGGCGCGGCCGCCCCGCTGGCATTACTCGCACCGCGCGCCCGGCAGGCCGGCGCCAAGCGGGTGCTGGCCAGCACCCACGGCCACGAAGTCGGCTGGTCGATGCTGCCGGTCGCTCGGTCGGTGCTGCGAAGCATCGGCGACCACACCGACGTCGTGACCTTCGTCAGCCGCTACACCCGGTCTAGATTCGCGCCGGCGTTCGGGCCAAAAGCCGCACTGGAATACCTCCCGCCCGGCGTGGACAGCGACCGCTTCCACCCGGACCCCGCCGCGCGCGCCGAACTGCGCCGACGCTATCGGCTGGGCGAGCGGCCCACCGTCGTGTGCCTATCGCGGTTGGTGCCCCGCAAAGGCCAGGACATGCTGATCCAAGCCCTGCCCGCGATCCGGCGGCGGGTCGAGGGCGCCGCGCTCGTCATCGTCGGCGGTGGCCCTTACCTCGAGACCTTGCGCAAGCTGACGCGCGACTGCGAGGTCGAGGACCACGTCACCTTCACCGGCGGCGTCCCCGGCGATGAGCTGCCCGCCCACCACGCCATGGCCGACGTGTTCGCGATGCCCTGCCGCACCCGCGGCGCGGGTATGGACGTCGAAGGTCTCGGCATCGTCTTCCTGGAGGCATCGGCCACCGGCATACCAGTGGTGGCCGGCGACTCCGGCGGAGCCCCGGAAGCTGTGCAGCACAACAAGACTGGCTTAGTGGTCGACGGCAACTCGGTGGAAGAGATCGGCGAGGCAGTCACCGAGCTGTTGATCGATCGCGACCGTGCTGCCGCCATGGGCGCCGCCGGCCGCGAATGGGTGCGAACGCAGTGGCGCTGGGACCTCCTGGCCGCGCGGCTCGCGGGCTTGCTGGACGGCGGGGCCTGA
- the ripC gene encoding peptidoglycan hydrolase RipC — protein MRLDCRHSIARVFKRFAIGSFASFVVFSGITAAGAFADPADDALAKLNELSRQAEQTTEAMHSAQLDLNEKLAAQQAAERKLTDDQAKLEAARARLANFQGAVNKVAAATYMGGRTDGLDAILTAASPQSLIDGLTIQRVMAGQMSSQMASFKAAGEEAVKAEQASAKSAADAKAAAEQAAAVRANLQHKQSQLQVQIAVVKSQYQALTPDQRTALANPGPAPDRVPDRGPGAPDALPPGAPVPPEGVPGEMPAPGGASNVPFTGGGGSGDRAVVVQAALTQIGSPYVWGGAAPGGFDCSGLVMWAFQQAGISLPHSSQALAHGGQPVSLGDLQPGDVLTFYSDASHAGIYVGDGMMVHSSTYGQPVRVVPMDSSGPIYDARRY, from the coding sequence TTGAGGCTCGACTGTAGGCATTCGATCGCGCGCGTGTTCAAGCGGTTCGCCATCGGTTCGTTCGCGAGCTTCGTTGTGTTCTCGGGTATTACAGCGGCCGGCGCGTTCGCCGATCCTGCCGATGACGCACTGGCGAAACTCAACGAGCTTTCCCGGCAGGCCGAGCAGACCACCGAGGCGATGCACAGCGCTCAGCTGGACTTGAACGAGAAGCTGGCGGCCCAGCAGGCGGCCGAGCGGAAGCTGACCGACGACCAGGCCAAGCTGGAAGCCGCGAGAGCTCGCCTGGCCAACTTTCAGGGTGCGGTCAACAAAGTCGCCGCCGCGACGTACATGGGCGGTCGCACCGACGGCTTGGACGCCATCCTGACCGCCGCGTCGCCGCAGTCGCTGATCGACGGGCTGACGATCCAGCGGGTGATGGCGGGACAGATGTCCTCCCAGATGGCCAGCTTCAAGGCCGCCGGCGAGGAGGCCGTCAAGGCCGAGCAGGCTTCCGCCAAGTCTGCCGCCGACGCCAAGGCCGCCGCCGAGCAGGCCGCGGCTGTGCGGGCGAACCTGCAGCACAAGCAGAGTCAGCTGCAGGTACAGATCGCCGTCGTCAAGTCGCAGTATCAAGCACTGACCCCGGACCAGCGCACCGCGCTGGCCAACCCCGGGCCGGCGCCCGACCGGGTACCGGACCGTGGCCCCGGTGCTCCCGATGCACTGCCGCCCGGCGCGCCGGTGCCGCCGGAAGGTGTCCCCGGTGAGATGCCGGCGCCCGGCGGTGCGTCCAACGTGCCCTTCACGGGTGGCGGTGGCAGCGGCGACCGTGCGGTCGTTGTGCAGGCTGCATTGACCCAGATCGGCAGTCCCTACGTGTGGGGCGGTGCCGCTCCCGGCGGATTCGACTGCTCCGGGCTGGTGATGTGGGCGTTCCAGCAGGCCGGCATCTCGCTGCCGCACTCCAGCCAGGCGCTGGCCCACGGCGGTCAGCCGGTGTCGCTGGGTGACCTGCAGCCCGGCGACGTGTTGACGTTCTACTCCGACGCATCGCACGCCGGCATCTATGTCGGTGACGGCATGATGGTCCACTCGTCCACCTACGGCCAGCCGGTTCGGGTGGTCCCGATGGACTCGTCCGGCCCCATCTACGACGCCCGGCGCTACTGA